The Panicum hallii strain FIL2 chromosome 9, PHallii_v3.1, whole genome shotgun sequence genome has a window encoding:
- the LOC112872641 gene encoding glucose-6-phosphate 1-dehydrogenase 4, chloroplastic isoform X2: MAGLAAAASAATVASFQFQPSLSGSRFTPVAAPAASFRTQACGLRCWIAAKLTLRKALKRHGWQLQRNLDARRNDKLPDHLEAALLTENRTHQNMHHAYDSGGEMASASSDLLAGSTVSENSMQQGPNPSEIHSPVLNEESAMSNGHYNGEPSLCIAVIGATGELARNKVFPALFALYYSGFLPRNVGIFGYSRKKVTDEDLRAIIEANLTCRVDHHENCDEKLNEFLKRTYYIDAGHDNKDGMSRLNSRMTQIEGTRAANRIFYLAVPQEALLDVALPLADSAQTKQGWNRIIIEKPFGFTGLSSQRVTQSLLSRFEEKQIYRIDHLLGKDLIENLTVLRFSNLVFEPLWSRTYIRNVQVIFSEETATEIQGRYFGNYGIIRDIVHSHILQTIALFAMEPPVSLDGEDIRDEKVKVLRSIRKVDLEDVVLGQLKDTSGKVDRYTKSMTPTYFAAAIYIDNARWDGVPFLIKTGMGLMKNRAEIRIQFRHVPGNIYRERFGHDIDLDTNELVLRDQPEEAILLKVNNKVPGLGLQLDASELNLLYRDKYDTEVPDSYEHLLLDVLDGDSHLFMRSDELAAAWNVLTPVIHEIDQNRVAPELYEAGDKGPINAYYLAAKHGVRWDDDW, from the exons ATGGCAGGgctcgccgcggcggcgtccgCAGCAACGGTGGCGTCCTTCCAGTTCCAGCCCTCGCTGTCGGGATCGCGCTTCACACCG GTTGCAGCACCTGCTGCCAGTTTCAGAACACAAGCTTGTGGATTGAGGTGCTGGATTGCTGCAAAGTTGACACTCAGGAAGGCATTGAAAAGGCATGGATGGCAACTTCAAAGAAATCTAGACGCTCGAAGGAATGATAAACTTCCTGATCACTTGGAGGCTGCATTGCTGACTGAAAACAGAACTCATCAGAATATGCATCATGCTTATG ATTCTGGAGGTGAAATGGCCAGTGCAAGCTCTGATCTTTTGGCTGGTTCAACCGTTTCGGAAAATTCAATGCAACAGGGACCCAATCCCTCTGAAATCCATTCTCCTGTGCTAAATGAAGAGTCTGCCATGTCCAATGGCCATTACAACGGTGAACCATCTCTTTGCATTGCTGTGATTGGAGCTACTGGTGAGCTGGCAAGAAATAAAGTTTTTCCAGCACTATTTGCTCTGTATTACAGTGGTTTTCTTCCTCGG AATGTGGGTATATTTGGGTATTCTAGGAAGAAAGTAACAGATGAAGACTTAAGAGCTATAATTGAAGCCAATTTGACCTGCCGGGTTGATCACCA CGAAAACTGTGATGAAAAGTTAAATGAGTTCCTCAAAAGGACATATTACATAGATGCCGGACATGACAACAAAGATGGGATGTCGAGATTAAATTCTAGGATGACACAGATAGAG GGTACTCGTGCAGCAAACAGAATATTCTACCTTGCTGTTCCCCAAGAGGCACTTCTTGATGTAGCATTGCCACTGGCTGACAGTGCCCAAACTAAGCAAGGGTGGAATAGGATAATTATTGAGAAACCATTTGGCTTCACTGGTTTGTCATCACAACGGGTAACACAATCTCTACTGTCAAGATTTGAGGAGAAGCAAATTTACAG AATTGATCACCTTTTGGGGAAGGATCTGATCGAAAATCTTACTGTCTTGAGATTTTCTAATTTGGTGTTTGAACCTTTGTGGAGCCGAACTTACATACGGAATGTGCAG GTTATTTTTTCTGAAGAAACAGCAACTGAAATACAAGGGAG GTACTTTGGAAATTATGGGATAATCCGTGACATAGTTCACAGTCACATTCTTCAAACAATAGCGCTATTTGCTATGGAACCACCTGTAAGTCTTGATGGAGAGGACATCCGAGATGAAAAG GTGAAGGTGCTCAGATCAATTCGGAAAGTGGACCTTGAGGATGTTGTTCTTGGTCAACTCAAGGACACCTCTGGTAAAGTTGACAGATATACAAAATCCATGACACCAACCTATTTTGCTGCTGCTATATACATTGACAATGCACGGTGGGATGGCGTACCATTTTTGATCAAGACAGGCATGGGGCTTATGAAGAATAG AGCTGAGATTCGGATTCAGTTTCGCCATGTCCCTGGTAATATCTACCGTGAACGTTTTGGCCACGACATAGATCTCGACACAAATGAGCTGGTTCTACGCGATCAACCTGAAGAAGCGATCCTGTTGAAAGTCAACAACAAGGTCCCAGGGCTTGGGCTCCAACTGGATGCTTCAGAACTCAACCTGCTCTACCGTGATAAGTAT GACACCGAGGTTCCAGATTCATATGAGCATCTTCTCCTGGATGTGCTAGATGGCGACAGTCATCTATTCATGCGCAGCGATGAACTAGCAGCTGCATGGAACGTGCTGACTCCGGTAATTCATGAGATCGATCAGAACAGAGTGGCTCCTGAGCTCTACGAGGCTGGAGACAAAGGGCCTATCAATGCCTACTATCTCGCTGCTAAACATGGCGTGCGATGGG
- the LOC112872641 gene encoding glucose-6-phosphate 1-dehydrogenase 4, chloroplastic isoform X1, translating into MAGLAAAASAATVASFQFQPSLSGSRFTPVAAPAASFRTQACGLRCWIAAKLTLRKALKRHGWQLQRNLDARRNDKLPDHLEAALLTENRTHQNMHHAYDSGGEMASASSDLLAGSTVSENSMQQGPNPSEIHSPVLNEESAMSNGHYNGEPSLCIAVIGATGELARNKVFPALFALYYSGFLPRNVGIFGYSRKKVTDEDLRAIIEANLTCRVDHHENCDEKLNEFLKRTYYIDAGHDNKDGMSRLNSRMTQIEGTRAANRIFYLAVPQEALLDVALPLADSAQTKQGWNRIIIEKPFGFTGLSSQRVTQSLLSRFEEKQIYRIDHLLGKDLIENLTVLRFSNLVFEPLWSRTYIRNVQVIFSEETATEIQGRYFGNYGIIRDIVHSHILQTIALFAMEPPVSLDGEDIRDEKVKVLRSIRKVDLEDVVLGQLKDTSGKVDRYTKSMTPTYFAAAIYIDNARWDGVPFLIKTGMGLMKNRAEIRIQFRHVPGNIYRERFGHDIDLDTNELVLRDQPEEAILLKVNNKVPGLGLQLDASELNLLYRDKYDTEVPDSYEHLLLDVLDGDSHLFMRSDELAAAWNVLTPVIHEIDQNRVAPELYEAGDKGPINAYYLAAKHGVRWDDDW; encoded by the exons ATGGCAGGgctcgccgcggcggcgtccgCAGCAACGGTGGCGTCCTTCCAGTTCCAGCCCTCGCTGTCGGGATCGCGCTTCACACCG GTTGCAGCACCTGCTGCCAGTTTCAGAACACAAGCTTGTGGATTGAGGTGCTGGATTGCTGCAAAGTTGACACTCAGGAAGGCATTGAAAAGGCATGGATGGCAACTTCAAAGAAATCTAGACGCTCGAAGGAATGATAAACTTCCTGATCACTTGGAGGCTGCATTGCTGACTGAAAACAGAACTCATCAGAATATGCATCATGCTTATG ATTCTGGAGGTGAAATGGCCAGTGCAAGCTCTGATCTTTTGGCTGGTTCAACCGTTTCGGAAAATTCAATGCAACAGGGACCCAATCCCTCTGAAATCCATTCTCCTGTGCTAAATGAAGAGTCTGCCATGTCCAATGGCCATTACAACGGTGAACCATCTCTTTGCATTGCTGTGATTGGAGCTACTGGTGAGCTGGCAAGAAATAAAGTTTTTCCAGCACTATTTGCTCTGTATTACAGTGGTTTTCTTCCTCGG AATGTGGGTATATTTGGGTATTCTAGGAAGAAAGTAACAGATGAAGACTTAAGAGCTATAATTGAAGCCAATTTGACCTGCCGGGTTGATCACCA CGAAAACTGTGATGAAAAGTTAAATGAGTTCCTCAAAAGGACATATTACATAGATGCCGGACATGACAACAAAGATGGGATGTCGAGATTAAATTCTAGGATGACACAGATAGAG GGTACTCGTGCAGCAAACAGAATATTCTACCTTGCTGTTCCCCAAGAGGCACTTCTTGATGTAGCATTGCCACTGGCTGACAGTGCCCAAACTAAGCAAGGGTGGAATAGGATAATTATTGAGAAACCATTTGGCTTCACTGGTTTGTCATCACAACGGGTAACACAATCTCTACTGTCAAGATTTGAGGAGAAGCAAATTTACAG AATTGATCACCTTTTGGGGAAGGATCTGATCGAAAATCTTACTGTCTTGAGATTTTCTAATTTGGTGTTTGAACCTTTGTGGAGCCGAACTTACATACGGAATGTGCAG GTTATTTTTTCTGAAGAAACAGCAACTGAAATACAAGGGAG GTACTTTGGAAATTATGGGATAATCCGTGACATAGTTCACAGTCACATTCTTCAAACAATAGCGCTATTTGCTATGGAACCACCTGTAAGTCTTGATGGAGAGGACATCCGAGATGAAAAG GTGAAGGTGCTCAGATCAATTCGGAAAGTGGACCTTGAGGATGTTGTTCTTGGTCAACTCAAGGACACCTCTGGTAAAGTTGACAGATATACAAAATCCATGACACCAACCTATTTTGCTGCTGCTATATACATTGACAATGCACGGTGGGATGGCGTACCATTTTTGATCAAGACAGGCATGGGGCTTATGAAGAATAG AGCTGAGATTCGGATTCAGTTTCGCCATGTCCCTGGTAATATCTACCGTGAACGTTTTGGCCACGACATAGATCTCGACACAAATGAGCTGGTTCTACGCGATCAACCTGAAGAAGCGATCCTGTTGAAAGTCAACAACAAGGTCCCAGGGCTTGGGCTCCAACTGGATGCTTCAGAACTCAACCTGCTCTACCGTGATAA GTACGACACCGAGGTTCCAGATTCATATGAGCATCTTCTCCTGGATGTGCTAGATGGCGACAGTCATCTATTCATGCGCAGCGATGAACTAGCAGCTGCATGGAACGTGCTGACTCCGGTAATTCATGAGATCGATCAGAACAGAGTGGCTCCTGAGCTCTACGAGGCTGGAGACAAAGGGCCTATCAATGCCTACTATCTCGCTGCTAAACATGGCGTGCGATGGG